A single genomic interval of Hydrogenispora ethanolica harbors:
- the larA gene encoding nickel-dependent lactate racemase, translated as MEFAVPDRNLLYYAAPAAIAACGDQDRLISEALDQPIGAGRLEETIPVGAKVLIIIDDITRPTPQQRILPHVLRRIEQAAPRQIKLMIAPGTHRPLTEAELLQKVGPAILGRYEIINPNYQESHFHYLNTTELGTPVEVYPEVLESDFKIAIGNIVPHVVVGWSGGAKMIQPGVCGKRTTDYTHWIGAVKTDLMGVCGAIDNLCRAEIDRIGEMVGLDFIINTVLDEERNILKLFAGHFLEAHRAGVRFADQVLRPEIPELADILVVSANPCFIDYWQGFKPFAFAQFGVKKGGTIIFVLDAPEGLCGNAPSHQQAVYEGFRMTPPAIIDGVNRGAIRDIVGATNPLNHFKLIDRADVICVSQYLTEEELRLLRFRRANDVNAALEMAFERHGADAKVGIIPYGGETLVRLKTL; from the coding sequence GTGGAATTCGCGGTGCCGGACCGGAATCTGCTTTACTATGCCGCTCCGGCGGCCATTGCGGCTTGCGGCGATCAGGACCGGCTCATCAGCGAAGCGCTTGACCAGCCCATCGGGGCCGGCCGCTTGGAAGAAACGATCCCGGTTGGGGCCAAGGTACTGATCATCATCGACGATATTACCCGGCCTACGCCGCAGCAGCGGATTCTGCCCCATGTCTTGCGCCGGATCGAGCAGGCGGCGCCTCGGCAGATCAAGCTGATGATCGCCCCGGGAACGCACCGGCCGTTGACCGAGGCGGAACTGCTCCAGAAAGTGGGTCCGGCAATCCTCGGCCGATACGAGATCATCAACCCCAACTATCAGGAGAGCCATTTTCATTACTTGAACACCACGGAATTGGGGACTCCGGTTGAGGTTTATCCCGAAGTGCTGGAGTCCGATTTCAAAATCGCCATCGGGAACATCGTTCCCCACGTGGTCGTCGGTTGGAGTGGCGGGGCCAAAATGATCCAGCCGGGAGTCTGCGGCAAACGGACTACGGATTACACCCATTGGATCGGCGCGGTCAAGACCGATCTGATGGGGGTCTGCGGCGCCATCGACAATCTCTGCCGCGCCGAGATCGACCGCATCGGCGAAATGGTCGGGCTGGATTTTATCATCAATACCGTGCTCGATGAGGAGCGAAACATCCTGAAGCTTTTCGCCGGGCATTTTTTAGAAGCCCACCGCGCGGGGGTCCGCTTTGCCGATCAAGTGCTCAGACCGGAAATTCCGGAGCTGGCCGATATCCTGGTCGTTTCGGCCAATCCTTGTTTCATCGATTATTGGCAGGGTTTCAAACCCTTTGCCTTCGCCCAGTTCGGTGTGAAGAAGGGCGGAACGATTATTTTCGTTCTGGATGCTCCGGAAGGACTCTGCGGCAACGCCCCGTCCCACCAACAAGCGGTATATGAAGGTTTTCGAATGACGCCGCCAGCGATTATCGACGGGGTCAACCGGGGGGCCATCCGGGACATTGTGGGAGCCACCAATCCTCTGAACCATTTCAAACTGATCGATCGGGCCGACGTGATTTGCGTGTCTCAATATCTAACGGAAGAAGAGTTGAGACTATTACGTTTTCGACGGGCCAACGATGTGAACGCCGCTTTGGAGATGGCCTTTGAGCGACATGGAGCCGACGCCAAGGTCGGGATCATCCCGTATGGCGGCGAGACTCTGGTACGATTAAAAACGCTTTGA
- a CDS encoding sensor histidine kinase translates to MIPLLITGVFAYYKSSEAIKTKISTYSIQVVNQVSENIQNALARFESDSVDIAFSDIFQKTLISYATLNDWQKTDAELKMQAILAKRFLFFRSVSDVLVYTQNKEKIIAYGDMLFKLKLKSDFLEDIFQETAARKGVPVWLIEDQANEAEPSNSIYRMERYGSAGILLARSFKSLEQGIPIGYIIIRINEKYILNKYKSINLGNGADTFILNRQGVVISSRNPDTKVARLYPDPSFSEALKSHMKEGKYTFNHIISGKRCLIAYTYIPGADWFVVSAIPFFYLNSESTRIGIYIAILGIICFLLALFLSFIVTKSIAKPLHQLVDSMKNVETGNFVVRIEDRSKDEIGEVTNVFNKMVREIKDLIEEVKNKEKLKRIAELKTLQAQINPHFLANTLNTVRWLANIQKADNISSVVTSLMQLLDGCMGKGRELVEFRDEITYVKNYLNIMAYRYYDKFKVHYQIEAEILDCQVPKFILQPIVENSLIHGLGPGGGQGIIVVKGYRAGNDLKMIVRDNGVGIPGDVMDNLLQEKPPEKKDRLSGIGIWNIEERIKLNFGPEYGITIESVPNLYTTVEITIPVIEKEGAELDAKGVDCG, encoded by the coding sequence TTGATTCCATTGCTGATTACCGGAGTTTTTGCGTACTATAAGTCGAGTGAAGCGATTAAAACCAAGATCAGCACTTATTCAATTCAGGTTGTGAATCAAGTCAGTGAAAACATTCAAAACGCTCTGGCCCGTTTTGAAAGTGACAGCGTTGATATTGCGTTTTCGGATATCTTTCAAAAAACCCTGATTAGCTATGCTACACTGAATGATTGGCAAAAAACGGATGCGGAATTAAAAATGCAAGCCATTCTCGCCAAACGGTTTCTGTTTTTCCGCAGCGTTTCGGATGTTTTAGTGTATACCCAAAATAAGGAGAAGATCATCGCCTACGGCGACATGCTTTTTAAACTAAAGCTTAAGTCGGATTTCTTAGAGGACATTTTCCAGGAAACGGCGGCCCGAAAAGGCGTCCCGGTATGGCTGATCGAAGATCAAGCGAATGAAGCAGAACCGAGTAATTCGATTTATCGCATGGAACGATACGGCAGTGCGGGCATCCTTTTGGCCAGAAGCTTTAAATCACTGGAACAGGGAATTCCGATCGGCTATATCATTATCCGAATTAATGAGAAGTATATCTTAAATAAATATAAAAGCATCAATCTTGGAAACGGCGCCGATACTTTTATTTTGAATCGTCAAGGGGTGGTGATCTCCAGCCGAAACCCGGACACGAAAGTTGCCCGGTTATATCCCGATCCTTCCTTTAGCGAAGCACTCAAAAGCCACATGAAAGAGGGTAAATATACATTTAACCATATTATTTCCGGCAAACGCTGTTTGATTGCTTACACCTACATCCCCGGCGCGGATTGGTTTGTGGTGAGCGCCATCCCCTTCTTCTATCTGAACTCCGAATCAACCAGAATTGGCATTTACATCGCTATTTTAGGAATTATCTGTTTCCTGTTGGCTTTATTCCTCTCTTTCATTGTCACCAAAAGTATTGCCAAGCCTCTGCATCAACTGGTGGATTCCATGAAAAACGTTGAAACCGGCAATTTTGTCGTCCGCATCGAAGATCGCAGCAAGGACGAGATCGGCGAAGTAACGAATGTCTTTAATAAGATGGTGCGGGAGATTAAAGATCTGATTGAGGAAGTAAAAAACAAAGAAAAACTAAAAAGGATTGCTGAACTTAAGACGCTACAGGCCCAGATCAACCCGCATTTTCTTGCCAATACACTGAATACTGTCCGCTGGCTGGCCAATATCCAGAAGGCGGATAATATATCGAGTGTTGTTACATCACTCATGCAGCTGTTGGACGGGTGCATGGGCAAAGGGAGAGAGTTGGTCGAGTTTCGGGATGAGATCACCTATGTGAAGAATTATCTCAATATCATGGCCTACCGGTACTATGACAAATTTAAGGTCCATTATCAAATTGAAGCCGAAATTTTGGACTGCCAGGTGCCAAAGTTCATTTTACAGCCGATCGTCGAGAATTCACTGATCCATGGCTTAGGGCCCGGCGGCGGGCAGGGGATCATTGTTGTCAAAGGGTACAGGGCCGGGAACGACTTAAAGATGATTGTCCGGGATAATGGCGTCGGTATCCCCGGCGATGTGATGGACAACTTACTGCAAGAAAAGCCACCTGAAAAGAAAGACCGGCTCAGCGGCATCGGAATTTGGAATATCGAAGAAAGAATCAAACTCAATTTCGGCCCGGAGTACGGTATTACCATTGAGAGTGTTCCCAATTTGTATACGACGGTAGAAATCACCATTCCGGTGATTGAGAAGGAAGGAGCTGAATTGGATGCTAAGGGTGTTGATTGTGGATGA
- a CDS encoding response regulator, giving the protein MLRVLIVDDDSFSRTDLKTMIEWENRGFCITGEANNGLNAIQLMEKELPDIVITDMYMPSMDGIGLIDYIEQNYPQIRVIAVSAYDDFDYVRQSMKKGAIDYVLKHRLNAAVLMDMLETARNSIIQYRDECNQRNFMSDQISSGRAILAQEFILKLVSGTITDKAEIRQTIGALDIKMDTENLVIAISEIDDYPFIEEKYSSKERGVLIQTFLEIAKEMLSDWEKAPIFQLEKGKFIIVFSLGVGYSRLYINNRLSATLDRIRTGIKKYLNITACFGVGKLCRDISVFSMAYREADIQLKNKFYQGKDGIFMSGSAYRHEEGFFCLDIKEEKEISMALRALDYEKVKGTIDLIFEKISSQRLGIKSTQMICAELINIVNKVLKETGLEISKIYTNKDIPYNMLQKYETISDIKEWLLGIYGKLIVILESIKSDHQHSDITKKVIEFINRNYQKDISLSDVADFIGVSNSYISRVFKEDCRMGFVEYLNHIRVENARNYINNGEYKLKEIVTKTGFNNYNYFFKVFKEIVGMTPLEYEQNCKK; this is encoded by the coding sequence ATGCTAAGGGTGTTGATTGTGGATGACGACAGTTTTTCCAGGACCGACTTGAAAACGATGATCGAATGGGAGAACCGCGGTTTTTGTATCACCGGGGAGGCCAATAACGGTTTAAACGCCATTCAACTCATGGAAAAGGAATTGCCCGACATCGTGATCACCGACATGTACATGCCCTCGATGGACGGGATTGGGCTGATTGATTACATTGAGCAAAATTACCCGCAGATCCGGGTGATTGCCGTAAGCGCCTATGATGACTTTGATTATGTGCGACAGAGCATGAAGAAGGGCGCCATCGACTATGTCCTGAAGCATCGTTTGAACGCGGCGGTTTTAATGGATATGCTTGAAACCGCCCGGAATTCCATCATCCAATACCGGGATGAATGTAATCAAAGAAATTTTATGTCCGACCAGATATCAAGCGGCCGGGCGATTCTGGCTCAGGAATTCATTTTGAAACTGGTTTCCGGAACCATAACCGATAAAGCAGAAATTCGCCAAACCATCGGTGCCCTGGACATTAAGATGGATACCGAAAATCTGGTGATCGCGATTTCGGAGATCGATGACTATCCATTTATCGAAGAAAAATACTCCAGTAAGGAAAGGGGGGTTCTGATCCAAACTTTTTTGGAGATCGCCAAGGAAATGCTCAGCGATTGGGAGAAAGCGCCCATCTTCCAGCTTGAGAAAGGGAAGTTTATCATCGTCTTTTCTTTGGGAGTCGGCTATAGCCGGCTATATATCAATAATCGGCTTTCCGCAACCTTGGATCGAATCAGAACCGGAATTAAAAAATACTTGAATATCACCGCCTGCTTTGGTGTCGGCAAACTATGCCGGGACATTTCCGTGTTCTCCATGGCTTACCGGGAAGCGGACATTCAGTTAAAAAATAAATTTTACCAGGGGAAAGACGGTATTTTCATGAGCGGCTCAGCCTATCGGCATGAAGAGGGCTTTTTCTGTCTTGATATCAAAGAGGAAAAAGAAATTTCCATGGCCTTGCGAGCCCTTGATTATGAAAAAGTGAAAGGAACCATCGATCTCATTTTCGAGAAAATCTCCAGTCAAAGGCTTGGCATTAAGTCAACTCAGATGATTTGCGCCGAATTGATCAACATCGTCAATAAGGTCCTTAAAGAGACCGGATTGGAGATTTCCAAGATCTATACCAATAAGGATATCCCGTACAATATGCTGCAAAAGTATGAAACGATCAGCGATATCAAAGAATGGTTGTTGGGCATCTATGGAAAGTTGATTGTAATCCTTGAGAGCATAAAAAGCGATCACCAGCATTCGGATATAACCAAAAAAGTGATCGAGTTTATCAACCGCAACTATCAGAAAGACATTTCCTTGAGCGATGTCGCTGATTTCATCGGAGTAAGCAATTCCTATATCAGTAGAGTTTTTAAGGAAGACTGCAGGATGGGTTTTGTTGAATACCTGAATCATATTCGGGTTGAAAATGCCCGCAATTATATTAACAACGGAGAATACAAGCTCAAAGAGATTGTGACCAAAACCGGGTTTAATAATTACAACTATTTCTTTAAGGTGTTCAAGGAGATCGTGGGGATGACCCCTTTGGAGTATGAACAGAATTGTAAAAAGTAG
- a CDS encoding carbohydrate ABC transporter permease, with protein sequence MNANHKRSLLTVLMIVSFIIVSLIVLFPLYYMLMASFKSSRELFRNGLDLGIRLDLMNLENYRLLFLGQGSIYLYWYFNSLCITFLYTIGALFFSSLVGYGLGAYDFKGKNVIFTMVLFVMMIPLEILILPLYKLIIKLGIINTYFGVILPFTVSPMAIFFFRQYTSGLSKEFMDAGRIDGCTEFGIFFKIMAPLMKPAFGAMTILLAMQNWNSFIWPLIVLRTNTMFTLPIGLASLMSPYGNNYDMLIAGAVLAVIPIIILFVFYQRAFISGLSSGGVKG encoded by the coding sequence ATGAATGCTAATCATAAACGAAGCCTTCTTACTGTGTTGATGATCGTCTCTTTCATCATCGTCAGCTTAATTGTGCTTTTTCCCCTTTATTACATGCTGATGGCGTCCTTTAAGAGTTCCCGTGAACTGTTCAGAAACGGTTTAGACTTAGGAATTAGGCTCGATTTGATGAACTTGGAGAACTATCGGTTGCTATTTCTCGGCCAGGGGTCAATCTATCTTTATTGGTATTTTAACAGTCTTTGCATTACTTTCCTATACACCATCGGAGCGCTCTTCTTTTCCTCCTTGGTCGGCTATGGTTTGGGGGCCTACGACTTCAAAGGCAAGAACGTGATCTTTACGATGGTTTTATTTGTGATGATGATTCCCCTGGAAATATTGATACTGCCACTCTATAAACTAATTATCAAGCTGGGTATCATCAATACTTATTTTGGAGTGATCCTGCCATTTACGGTTTCACCGATGGCGATATTTTTCTTCCGCCAGTATACCAGCGGGTTGTCCAAAGAATTCATGGATGCCGGAAGAATCGACGGCTGTACGGAATTCGGCATATTCTTTAAAATCATGGCTCCTTTGATGAAACCCGCCTTCGGCGCGATGACCATTCTTTTGGCAATGCAGAATTGGAACAGTTTTATCTGGCCGTTAATCGTCCTGCGGACCAACACCATGTTTACATTACCCATCGGTCTGGCATCGTTGATGTCACCCTACGGCAACAATTACGACATGCTGATAGCCGGCGCCGTACTGGCAGTCATTCCGATCATTATTTTATTCGTCTTTTACCAGCGCGCTTTTATATCGGGTCTCTCCAGCGGGGGCGTAAAAGGCTGA
- the rpe gene encoding ribulose-phosphate 3-epimerase, whose translation MKVRISASLMCADPLRLEEAVRQLEDAGCDWFHIDIMDGRFVPNLAMNFETVRRIKQISRVPLDVHLMVEQPEQYLDQAIDAGSDIITCHAESTRCPIRLLEKIRRNNVQAGLAVNPFTALHQLRYLVDYLDLLLLMTVEPGFAGQKFIAAMHAKIGEARSLVGGINLAVDGNISTGNALAALEAGANILVAGTSAVFKKGGSLAQNLRQFRESLDYGRSGR comes from the coding sequence ATGAAAGTCAGAATTTCCGCCTCGTTGATGTGCGCCGATCCGTTACGCTTGGAGGAGGCCGTCCGCCAACTGGAGGACGCCGGTTGCGATTGGTTCCATATCGATATCATGGACGGCCGGTTCGTGCCCAACCTGGCCATGAATTTTGAAACCGTCCGGCGGATCAAACAGATCAGCCGGGTACCGCTGGACGTGCACCTCATGGTGGAACAGCCGGAACAGTACCTGGATCAAGCCATTGACGCCGGCAGCGACATCATTACTTGCCATGCGGAGAGCACCAGGTGCCCGATCCGGCTATTGGAGAAGATCCGTCGAAACAACGTGCAAGCGGGGTTGGCAGTCAACCCTTTCACGGCCTTGCATCAGCTCCGCTACCTTGTCGATTATTTGGATCTGCTGCTGCTCATGACGGTGGAGCCGGGTTTCGCCGGTCAGAAATTCATTGCGGCGATGCACGCCAAGATCGGGGAGGCACGTTCCCTGGTGGGCGGCATCAACCTGGCGGTGGACGGCAATATCAGCACCGGAAACGCTTTGGCGGCGCTGGAAGCCGGCGCTAATATTCTGGTGGCGGGGACCTCGGCCGTCTTCAAAAAAGGCGGAAGCCTGGCGCAGAATCTCCGCCAATTCCGGGAGTCGCTGGATTATGGCCGGTCCGGGCGGTAA
- a CDS encoding ABC transporter substrate-binding protein yields MKKVSILVLTMLLVLSLLPLGYSAIQAKGAVKPVKLNLWTYMDLHKKYYEKTAELWNKSNPKQPIDLTVDVYPNAEMHNKLLIALQSGVGAPDISDININFFQNFLKGDIPLVSLNRVINPVKSKCIQSRFDIYSKNGQYYGICFHVGATVVYYNKDLMNQAGVDVDKIVTWNDYVNAGKKVLAVTGKPMTAVEVTDQRPFWPMIVQRGSDYLDKKGNVTMDSETNVKTLQFIKDMIYKEKIAIPMPGGNTNSEEFFAFMNKGGIASLIMPMWYMSRFTSYMPDLKGKIMVRPMPIFEKGNSRSAGIGGTGTAVTKQSKNQNLAVKFLAYAKLSKESNIRIWQELNFDPIRWDVWDSPELAQPLPYFNNEKVFKVLLTMRKEIRSPNMGELSAAAQDIVKSNVMFKSLKDQSQTPEQALKAAAEELRRQRK; encoded by the coding sequence ATGAAAAAGGTTTCGATTTTAGTGTTGACCATGCTGCTGGTGCTTTCTCTATTACCGCTCGGCTACAGCGCCATTCAGGCCAAAGGAGCCGTAAAACCGGTCAAGTTGAATCTATGGACCTACATGGATCTGCACAAAAAGTATTATGAGAAAACTGCGGAACTCTGGAACAAAAGCAACCCCAAACAGCCCATTGATTTGACGGTTGATGTTTATCCCAACGCCGAAATGCACAACAAACTGCTGATTGCTTTGCAGTCGGGAGTCGGGGCTCCGGATATTTCGGATATCAACATTAACTTTTTCCAGAATTTTTTAAAGGGCGATATTCCTCTCGTATCACTCAACCGGGTCATCAATCCGGTTAAATCGAAATGTATCCAGTCCCGGTTCGATATTTACAGCAAAAACGGCCAATACTACGGGATCTGTTTCCACGTGGGCGCGACCGTTGTCTATTACAACAAGGACCTCATGAATCAAGCCGGAGTCGATGTGGACAAGATCGTTACCTGGAACGATTATGTCAACGCCGGCAAAAAAGTGCTCGCCGTAACGGGGAAACCAATGACTGCGGTGGAAGTCACCGATCAAAGACCTTTCTGGCCGATGATTGTCCAAAGAGGTTCTGATTACCTTGACAAAAAGGGCAATGTGACGATGGACAGTGAAACCAACGTCAAAACATTACAATTCATTAAAGACATGATTTACAAGGAAAAAATCGCTATCCCCATGCCGGGCGGAAATACCAACTCTGAAGAATTTTTCGCCTTCATGAATAAGGGCGGAATCGCTTCGTTGATTATGCCGATGTGGTATATGAGCCGGTTTACCAGCTATATGCCGGATTTAAAAGGAAAAATAATGGTTCGCCCCATGCCGATCTTTGAAAAAGGCAACTCACGGTCGGCCGGTATCGGTGGAACCGGAACCGCTGTGACCAAACAGTCCAAGAACCAGAATCTGGCAGTGAAGTTTCTCGCCTATGCTAAGCTTTCGAAGGAATCCAACATCCGGATCTGGCAAGAGCTCAATTTCGACCCGATCCGCTGGGATGTTTGGGATTCGCCGGAGTTGGCCCAACCCCTGCCGTATTTCAATAATGAAAAGGTATTTAAGGTCCTGTTGACGATGAGAAAAGAGATTCGCTCCCCGAATATGGGTGAATTAAGCGCCGCGGCGCAGGATATCGTAAAATCCAATGTGATGTTCAAGTCGCTGAAAGATCAGAGTCAGACTCCGGAACAAGCATTAAAGGCGGCTGCCGAGGAATTGCGCAGGCAGCGAAAGTAA
- a CDS encoding carbohydrate ABC transporter permease, which yields MPNLGAGPKLSASRLKKFFYSSKTAPYLFVSPFILSFLIFFLYPSISTIIMSFQEVLGFSATRFIGFSNYNRLLNEHFFNALQTNTTFTLSTLMILIPLPLLFAVLLNSKLMKGKNFFRAVIFVPALTSVIVAGVAFRLMFGELDTAFVNSIFLKIGLPAQKWTLNYATGMLVMVILAAWRFAGINMIYYLSGLQNIPEELYESADIDGANTFTKLRMITLPLLKPIIIYTLTIGIFDGYRMFGESYVYWNEGMPGDIGLTIVRYIYQQAFQRNDMGLGSAIGITLLVIVLVINLIQLKCFGLFKKDGER from the coding sequence ATGCCTAATCTCGGGGCTGGTCCGAAACTGAGCGCGAGTCGTCTTAAAAAGTTTTTTTATTCGAGTAAAACAGCGCCCTATTTGTTTGTTTCCCCATTTATCTTGTCTTTTTTGATTTTTTTTCTCTATCCGTCTATCAGTACAATCATCATGAGTTTTCAAGAGGTTTTAGGTTTTTCGGCCACTCGGTTTATCGGATTTAGCAATTATAACCGCTTGCTTAATGAACATTTTTTTAACGCGCTTCAGACGAATACCACTTTTACGCTATCAACGCTCATGATACTGATACCGCTGCCCCTGCTTTTTGCGGTGCTTTTAAATTCCAAGCTGATGAAGGGAAAAAATTTTTTCCGAGCGGTTATTTTTGTGCCGGCCTTGACCTCCGTAATTGTTGCCGGCGTCGCGTTTCGACTCATGTTTGGCGAACTGGATACCGCCTTCGTGAATTCCATCTTTCTGAAAATCGGGTTGCCGGCCCAGAAGTGGACTTTGAATTACGCCACGGGGATGTTGGTAATGGTCATACTGGCCGCATGGCGATTTGCCGGAATTAACATGATCTATTATTTATCGGGGTTGCAAAATATACCCGAAGAATTGTACGAATCGGCGGATATCGATGGCGCCAATACGTTCACTAAGTTACGGATGATTACTTTGCCGCTTTTAAAGCCGATTATCATTTACACCTTGACGATCGGGATCTTCGATGGCTACCGGATGTTCGGAGAGAGCTATGTATACTGGAATGAGGGGATGCCCGGGGATATCGGACTCACGATTGTCCGATACATTTATCAGCAAGCCTTCCAGAGAAATGACATGGGGCTGGGATCGGCTATCGGAATTACACTGCTCGTCATTGTTTTAGTGATCAACTTGATCCAATTAAAATGTTTTGGACTTTTTAAAAAAGATGGTGAACGCTGA
- a CDS encoding zinc-dependent alcohol dehydrogenase: protein MKAVVLKGSHDLEYRDVPLPELKPDEVLVRVKACGVCGSDLRYYDGESPWAMHTLGINAKNPDNIILGHEFTGEVVEVRDPKYRFLVGRRVGVLVYNTCGVCEFCRTGRENLCRDTKHIGHGAGWNDMKYFPGGMAEYCQVWGTHCYPIADHVSDEEASTLDFFAVAMHAVKLAPELLGEDVAIIGSGPVGLAIAQIVRLFGARRVYCVDIYDLALEIAAKVGADGGVNATQADPVEYIKEQTGGSGVRAVFDCVGTNGTQKQGLQMLGCSGTMVNLVANENEMDYQLLDLSGERSIRCSANNPFKDFPTTLRLMEAGRLQAKPLITHRFRLEQVKEAFELLWNKQKTNAMKVILYP from the coding sequence ATGAAGGCGGTTGTATTGAAAGGCAGTCACGATTTGGAATACCGCGATGTGCCGCTGCCAGAGTTGAAGCCGGATGAGGTCTTGGTCCGGGTGAAAGCCTGCGGCGTCTGCGGCAGCGACTTACGCTATTATGACGGCGAAAGCCCATGGGCCATGCATACCCTTGGCATCAACGCCAAGAACCCCGACAATATTATCCTGGGTCACGAGTTCACCGGCGAGGTGGTCGAGGTACGCGACCCCAAATACCGCTTTTTAGTCGGCCGACGCGTCGGAGTATTGGTCTACAACACCTGCGGCGTTTGTGAGTTTTGCCGCACCGGCCGCGAAAATCTCTGCCGGGACACCAAACATATCGGGCACGGCGCGGGCTGGAACGATATGAAGTATTTCCCCGGGGGGATGGCCGAATACTGCCAGGTCTGGGGGACCCACTGCTACCCCATTGCCGATCACGTAAGCGACGAGGAGGCCTCGACCCTGGACTTTTTTGCAGTCGCCATGCATGCGGTGAAGCTTGCTCCGGAGCTCTTGGGGGAAGATGTGGCGATCATCGGCAGCGGCCCGGTCGGACTGGCTATCGCCCAGATCGTCCGGCTCTTTGGAGCCAGACGAGTCTATTGCGTGGATATTTATGACCTGGCGCTGGAGATCGCCGCAAAAGTAGGAGCCGATGGCGGAGTGAACGCTACCCAGGCCGACCCGGTGGAGTATATCAAGGAGCAAACCGGTGGAAGCGGGGTTAGAGCCGTCTTTGACTGCGTGGGAACCAACGGCACTCAGAAACAGGGCCTGCAGATGCTGGGCTGCAGCGGAACCATGGTCAATCTGGTGGCCAATGAGAATGAAATGGACTATCAACTGTTGGATCTGAGCGGCGAGCGTTCGATCCGTTGTTCCGCCAATAACCCGTTCAAGGATTTCCCGACCACCCTGCGGTTGATGGAGGCGGGCCGGTTGCAAGCCAAACCGCTAATCACGCACAGATTCCGGCTGGAACAGGTCAAAGAAGCCTTTGAGCTGCTCTGGAACAAGCAGAAAACCAACGCGATGAAGGTCATCCTGTACCCCTAA